From Aegilops tauschii subsp. strangulata cultivar AL8/78 chromosome 5, Aet v6.0, whole genome shotgun sequence:
ACCGGACGCCACATCCCGATGACCACGCCGCCCACACGGCCATGGCCACCGGCAGCACCTAACCACAGGCTCTGCCCAAGAGCACCGCGGAGCCACCCGCAGGGCCGCCGCCCTGGCATCCAAGACCTGGAATCCACCTCACTCGAGACCCACCGCTACCTCAACCAAAGATACGAGTGGAAAGGAACCGCCTTTCGCACCCCTGGGCTGTCCCTAACGCCAAAACCCAAAGGTCGGCCAAAATTGGACTCCATCGACCCATCCTGttgccgggcgcgagacgagcacGGTCCTGCTaccgggcgcgagacgaggtcgatcctgctgccgggcgcgagacaagatcggtcctgctgccgggcgcgagacgagctcggtcctgctgcCGAGCGCGAGACGAGCGATGGACCATAGTCGGGGGAGGGCCGAACCTTCGACGGAGGTAGCAACCAGACGACAAGGAGAGGGCCGAAGGTCGAAACGGACCGCCAACAGACGAGCCGACGCCGGAAAGCCAGCCGCCGCCCCCGTCAACTCGCCGAGCTGCCGTGGAGCCGGCACAGTGAAGccacctcgccgccgccacccacaGCCGGGACCGCAGCCACGCCGGGCCAGGGCCCCAAACCCGCGCCGCCGGCCGGAAACAGGCGAAATCCGGCCGGCAcgcaccaccaccgccgccaccatGCCGACGAGGACGAGCGCAACAGCCCCCGCACGCCGCCGGCAGGCCCTATCCGCCGCAGCCCGTGCCGCCCGCGAAGCGGCGGCCGGAGGATCCACCACCGTCCAGATCAGATCTGGGAAACCCTCGCCGCCACTCCGAGCACACCCCGCCACCGCATCCAAGCACGAGCACCATGCCCCGCAAGGCCCAGCAGCCCTCCACGCCACCACCCgtagccgccgccgtcgcgccctgCCAAGCGCCACGCATCAGCTCGAGGGGGGCAGCCCCGCGTCAGACCACCTCGAGGGACGGGAGACCAGGACCCCGCCGCCGCCTACGCCGGCGGCGAGGGGAAGAGGAGGGGAGAGAGGGCTAGCGGCGGCGCAGACgggaatcccccccccccccctcgcggGAGCGGGTTGGGCGAGGGGTTCTCTAAATATTTATAATTTGGGACTATCAAACAAGCAGTATCATTTTCGCTATTCACCCATGTAAGAAGTTCGACGTTTAACAGTGAACAAGGCTCTTCCAATCTCAGTTATCTTAACTAAATAAAATTAGAAAGTCTAATCCTAGGATCACATCAATACGAATCATGTGTGTCAATAAGATGATCTTTGCAGCCAGTCCTAGCTCAGTTGGTGTGAGCCGTGGGTGTAAACTCCATCGGATGGATTAGGTTCCTCTTCGATTTGGATTTGGGTGCTTAATTCTTATTTGAAAATATACATGGTTCATCCTAGGTATTATTTTATTTTCAAGAAGATAATTCTCCCGAGTTTCAAATGGAATCACAGTTATATATACAAAAGGTTTGTGTTAAAATAATTTGTTGGCATGACAAGTTTCACCCTACCAGCAATGGTAGTTGGCAGTCACATGACATCTCTAGTTAGTATCTAAAAGCGGCGACAAATCGTGCAGAACATTTTCACACTGTTGGCTTTAAGTTGACCATTTGTTATAGCATCAAGCTTAGACCATGACATTCAGAAAAAGAATCAAAGTATACCAGCACGTACCAATCTCACAAGATTTTTTTCCAATTAATAAAACAAGTTTAGGAAGTGTAGTGCTTTATCCCAAATCAAAACAGGTATGATCCAAGAGGAGTTGTTTCACTGAAAACCACAAAAGACTACAGGTAAAAAGAAACATTTACATGTTTTCTGCGTAAGAAGGAAAGGATAAGCTCAAATTTTGGTTCAAAATGAGGCGTctgttaagcttcatgcactagcgAATGCAATCAAAAGTCCGAACTAATGGAAAAGGCTAGGCAATCCACATATACACTTCAACACCCCCTCTCACGTGTAACGCGGGAAGTCAACATGTGAATAGACTCAGAAGTATGGCTCAAGAGGCCTATACGTGGACACAGAGGGGGGCAGCAACAATTTTTGGATAAACCGCGAAAGCCAggacttgaactcaagacctgACTCCCTGATACCATGTTAAGGTTCATGCAGTAGGTAACGCAACCAAAAGTGCGAACTGATGAAAAGAGCTAGGCAATCCACATATACACTTCAACAGCGTCTACAAAGTTCAAGAAGAGCACACGCAATTCTGTGCACGAGAACAAAATATTTTTGAAGTAAACATCAAACAAGGCGAGCTAAGTTTTCTGATTTAACCTGCAAGATCGTTCAGGTTTTATCCACTGAATCCATGGCAGAAAGAATTGCAGGTACAAACAATGTTGCACTTGACAATATCACATACTAATATTTTTAGATATTCAAATGTTTTAGATACAAACAACCAGAATCTGCACTTTCCAATGATGGTGTGTTCTGTTCGATGCCTGCAAACTATCATGATGTAGAAAGGCTACAAGGAGATTTACACAAATAGGTTGCGTGGAAACATAATGATTTGGATCCCACGGGCCATATCCTAGCTGTTTTGTCTTTTGTCCTATTATTTCTTTTCGGTGTTAGTGCAAGCATAACGAGCAGCTACATATATGTAGAGGGTACAACTGTTCCCTCAACAATAGTGGCGTTTTATTCCCTTTCTGATCCCTGTCAGTATATATTCCTACCCTTATCGCACTTTTTATCTCAATCCACCGATCCATAAAACACTTCTTCTTCGGTACAACCCCTGGAAACATCAACGGTCCAGATCGTCCTATACCCCTTCACCTGGAAACTTAAAAAAGGTAGGATGGTCATTGCCCCTTCCCCTCCCCCAGCCCCGCCCCCGCGACGTACCCGCGCGGCTCGTCGACGTACGTACGTGTACGCGCGTCCGACGGCATTTTTTTTACTGTGGCGACGTACGTACGTCTAACCGCGTCGGTGGTCAAAGAGCGTCGGTGGTCAATCCGCGCGTCGGTTGGTCAATCCGCGCGGCCCCCGGTGAAAGCACGTCGTGGCGCGTGAACTGCGGCCCGCCGCCCCGTCCCGTCCATCCCCTCGTCTGCCGCCCCGTCCCCTCgtctgccgcgccgccgccctcgactGCCGGCCCGTCCGCCCGTCGCATTATCTGCCCACCCACCCGCCCGTCGCATTCCATCCCCGTCCGCCCACTGGCGACATGTCGTTCCACCACGGCAGCAGCTCCGGCACCGGCGGCGACGACGGACCGAGCGCGTGGCCGTCGAGCCTGAGCACGCCGGAGACAAAGGAGCTGTACCGGTTTGGGCTCCTCGTGCCGCCGGGTTGCCGTCTTCCGCACAACTGGAAACTCGACAAGGACGGGTACCCGAGGCGCGGGCCCGGCGCCTCCGCGGAGGAGAAGCGGACCGGCGGCCGCAACAACATCGCCGGCCGTCACGCGTTCTGGGACGGCAAAGAGTACGCCGCCGTCATTGGCGCGTACCGGTTGGCGGAGTCCGGCGTCACGCCAGACCTCATCGGCGACCGCCGCCGCCTTCTTGTCCCGCGCCCCCGTCCAAAAGCGCGCGGCCGTCGGGCCCCTCCACCACCTGCGCCGGCGCCCGCCGATCCCcccgccccgccggaggtggAACTGCCGCCGGAGCACGTGGTTCTTCAGGAGGACGGCGATCCCGACGATACGCCGGGTTACCTCGTCGCCCTGCGGGTGTCGGTGGCTGCAGCGGCGGCTGCagatgcggcggcggctgcgAGGGAGGCCGCCGagcaggcggcggcggagattCCGCCGGTGGTCCCACAGGCAGAGGCGGAGGCGTCGGAGTCGTCGGACGAAGACGTCATCGACTGGGAGCGGTTGGCCCAggtcagcgacgacgacgacggcggtgacggcgcgGCGGAGTTCATCGATCTCGCGGCTAGCGACGACGAGTAGGAGTAGttgtttatttaaaaaaaagttatAAGTATGAACTATGTATCGTTTAGGTTCGGATAAACTCGTTTCGTTTCGGTAGTGTTGAATGGACTATGTAAAATATCTCTATGTTCAATCTAGTTTGTTCGAATCTTGTTTTAATTTGTCTTCAAAGTTTGTTCAAAAAATTAGCAAAATAATGAACGGTTATTTTGaaaaaatttggaaattttccgacccatgcataaaaatgttcacaatatattaaaaaaaattcCATCGAATATACATAGCACAGAATAAGGTATGCAATTATCGAAAAATTGTAGCACAAAAAAATCGTGAAAACACATAAAATAGAAAATCAAAAGTGTTCAGATTTTGTTAAAATATGTGCATATAGTAAAGCCCGTGGATGAAAAAATTGAAATTTTGAAATAAAAAATATAACaaataaaaaacaaaaataaaattaaaaaggCGAGATATTTTAATTCATTaacattttctgaaatatttTTAAATTCATTAACATTTATGAATCAGAGAATATTTTTAAATTCATTAACATATATGAATACGAGAATTTATAAATTCATTAACATTTTCCGAAATATGTTTAAATTCATTAACATATAGGAATACGAGAATTTATAAATTCATTAACATTTTCCGAAATATTTTTAAATAGAGAATATTTATAATTCATTAGTATTTATGAATCCGAGAATTTTTAAATTCATTAACATTATCAGAAATAGTTTTAAATTCATTAACATTTATGAATTTTCTGGAATATTTTTAAATATTTGTAAACCCAACTTTTTAAATATTTTCAGGAAAATCGTAGAAAATCCATACGGACTCGAAACGCCACAAATTTTTGCATGCGTGCCCTGCAAGGGCACTGTAGCACGTGGAAAAAAATGGGCATGTTTGGCGGATGCGAAGCGGAGACGTGCGACCGAGGGTCCCCTCTGCCCATACCGAAACCACCCCCTTCCACAGCAAGTACCTGAGCGGTTTCACGGAATACACCCAACTTTTGCCAGCGCGTGTGGGGCCCCATCCGGGCACCCCACGGCCAAAATGAAcgaaatccgacaacgaacgcacgttgcgtcacgtccgggcagtgtTTTAGGGGTTTTCGGTCCAGAAAATCGTAGAAAATCCATACGGACTCGAAACGCGACAAATTTTTGCGTGCGTGCCCTGCAAGGGCACTGTAGCACGTGGAAAAAAATTGGGCACGTTTGGCAGATGCGAAGCGGAGACGTGCGACCGAGGGTCCCCtccgcccataccgaaaccaccCCCTTCCACAGCAAGTACTTGAGCGGTTTCACGGAATGCATCCAACTTTTGCCAGCGCGTGTGGGGCCCCACCCGGGCACCCCACGGCCAAAATGAACGAAATCCGACAATGAACGCacattgcgtcacgtccgggcagtattTTAGGGGTTTTCGGCCCGGAAAATCGTAGAAAATCCATACGGACTCGAAACGCGATCAATTTTTGCGTGCGTGCCCTGCAAGGGCACTGTAGCACGTGGAAAAAATTGGGCACGTTTGGCGGATGCGAAGCGGAGACGTGCGACCGAGGGTCCCCtccgcccataccgaaaccacccccttccacagcaagtacctgagcggtttcacggaatgcacccaacttttgccagcgcgtgtggggccccacccgggcaccccacggccaaaatgaacgaaatccgacaacgaacgcatgttgcgtcacgtccgggcggTATTTTAGGGGTTTTCGGCCCGAAAAATCGTAGAAAATCCATACGGACTCGAAACGTGACAAATTTTTGCGTGCGTGCCCTGCAAGGGCACTGTAGCACGTGGAAAAAAAATTGGGCACGTTTGGCGGATGCGAAGCGGAGACGTGCGACCGAGGGTCCCCtccgcccataccgaaaccacccccttccacagcaagtacctgagcggtttcacggaatgcacccaacttttgccagcgcgtatggggccccacccgggcaccccacggccaaaatgaacgaaatccgacaacgaacgcacgttgcgtcacgtccgggcagtattTTAGGGGTTTTCGGCCTGGAAAATCGTAGAAAATCCATACGGACTCGAAACGCACGCAAGTAATGTTTGTACTACGATGTACAATGAACTTTGTGCTAACACCACTTTTTTTCAGAGGTCAATTGATGATTCGAGAGAGGTAATGATAGCGCAACTTATCTTTTCGGAAAGAAACAAGCTTGATGAAGTGAAAAACAAAGTTATTCGGatatcaaagaagaagaaatagatgCGCCACGGAGGAGTTTGGCATGTAATTGGGTGGTACTGGAGGACTATATTTTTCAAACGCTTTGCGCACTTGCTTATAAATTTTATGTAATAGACATATTTATTGATTTTGCCACTATTTTGTTCCGAAAAGATTATACACTTAATTACGTTTTTTATGTCCACATGATATTTTGTTTCATAAATATTATATAATCAGTCTTTTTTTTTGTTTACATGAGTTTTTGTTTCCGAATAGTTATATGCGTACTTACCGTTTGTATGTGTACACGATATTTTGTTGAAGAAATATTTAATACTAACTTTTTTTTGACACTAATGTTACGATTACATATATGTAATACGATCTCGTTTATTTTCTGTACACTAAACTATGGTAGCGCATTATTAAAAAAACGCGGCGATTTTGTTtcgaaaaacaaaaaaaatagtttaCAAAAACAACAATAATGTTTACATTTACATATATGTAATCGTGTCGTCGTTAAGTTTTTGTACAGTAAACTATGGCAGCACACTGCGTGTTATTTTGTTAGCAAAAAGTTGGTTTACAGCACACTGGGTGTTAGTTTAGTTTAGAAAAGCTAAAATAATATTTTAGGTAAAAAAATTGCCCGCCCGTCCACAACGTGTCTTAGTAAGCCCGTCGTTATCAAGCCCACCGGGCGACTACGACAGGCGTTTAAGAACACGCCATGTAAACTAGGCCCAACAGGGCAGCATCGACGGGGTACATCGACGGGGTAGTAACCAGAGGAGTTCAATGTGCCGATGGGAGCTGAGTATATAAGCTGGTCGTCGTCCCATTCGgccggcgaggtgggactaaacttgcgtCGGCCGCGGGGCGACGTGGAGACAGCCAGACGCGACGTGGGCCGGCCCAAAAAGGCCATGGACGGCGCGGACTTCTCGACGGCTCGACGcgccgtgggccggcccagttaaCCCCCGCTGAGACGACGCGCCAGGGAAACTAACGCTAGTTTAGTGCCACCTCGCCGGCCGAAGGCGACGACAACCAGTTTATATACCCAGCTCCCGTCGGCACATTGAACTCCTCTGGTCTACTACCCCGTCGATGCTGCCCTGTTGGGCCTGCTTTCCACGGCGTGCTCTGAAACGCCTGTTGTAGTCGCCTCGTGGGCTTAGTAAGACATGCTGTGGAGACGGGCGGGcattttttccctttttttccttttcaacAATAATTCGCAGAGTACTTCTCTTATTTTAATATATTTGACAGCCGACGGAACTGTAGTAAATACATGCAGAATTCATAATATAAACAATGAATAGTGAATATTTATATCAACAATAATGATGTCTCAACATAACAATTGTCACCACAGTAATTTTATTGTAGTGGACAGAAAATAACAAGTCTCAAATAACAACGGTCTGTAGGCAATAATCTTGTTTCACACATATAAAATACTCAACACGAACATAAATCTAACAAATGTTTTTCATATAAATGGAATAGGTAAAACACTTGCATCGTCTTCACTTGAGTCTTCAAGCCCAGTTGCTGCATAgaataaataaaaaaattgtgAGAATCAATGTACGGTAGATGAATCAACGAAACTAACATAAACAAAGCAAAAAGACATATAGTTACATATAAATGGATGCAGTAAAACAAATGCACCGTCCTCACTTCTGTCTTCAAGCCCAGTTGCTGCATAGAATAAACTATGAGAATCAATGTACCGTAAATGAAACAACAAAACTAACATAAACAAAGAATAGACATACTCTTCATTTTTGCTGCATGTGCTCCTGTTATGACCTGTGCCGCTGCATATGCTACATTTTCGTCCAGATTTCTCGTCAAATGCTTTAGGCCTCTCATTTTTTGTCACATCTAGGCCACCCTTACCGCGACCTCTACTGTTCTGCTTAGGTGCGCCCTTCGTCGAAACCTTTACTGAATCACGAACCAGAATATGATCTCGGTTAGGCTCAAATGGATTATTGTTCACAAACCTTCGCTGACTATCATCTTCATTTCCCTGAATGTCCTTATTCGCTATAATATCATCCAGAGTTGCCGTCAACTTGTCGAATAAGAAAGGATTACTACATGCGACATGACATGCTTCTGAAGATTTGATGGTCAACTCACTATATCTACCTCTGTCCTCACCACTGGACCAACCCCACGCAAATAGATCGCTGGTGCGCTTCACGGGCAGTCCAGCTCGTGCTTTTTTTGAGAATCTTCGCAGGACACAACACTTGGGTATCACAGGTAAGTTCAGTGCATTCAAAACATGAAGAATATGCTTGCAAGGAAGCCCTTTGCGAGTCATACTTCGGCAACTACACTTTATAGTTTCTGCCGAGTTACCTGGCGTATAGTCCACATTAAATCTGTGATCCTTGTTATTCTTCCACGCAACCACAAATCTCTGACTATCGGTCCCTGTCAGTCTATCAATTACCTCAAGCTCCTGTACCTTCTTCATATCTTGTTGCAACATATAAAAGTTTGCCTGCGTGAATGCTTTCGCAGCATACGACTCAATGGCCTGACACTCAGTCACTGTTACTGGAAGAGTCTGTGAGGCCATGTAGTCATCATAAGCTTCATTCTCACGGAGGCGAACAATACAATTCTCGTAGTGTACAATCATGTCAACgatcggcataccatagtcaagATGAAGGTGCAGGCTAGAGTTCAGACTCTCACTCCTCTGATTACTGCGCATACCAAGGAAAAACCCACCAGACAAATATGATGCAGCCCAAAGCGTCCTCTTCCTGTACATCCTATGGAGCCATGTTTTCATTCTCTCCGTCTGCCATTTGCGCACAAACGCGGCCCATCTCTCCTCAAAAACCTTATGTGTAGTGGCATAGTACAATAATGCCCTGAACTCCTTCAATGACTTGTGGTTGAGGTGTTTCTGCATATTCTTTTCAATATGCCATGAACATAGACGATGCCACACGTCAGAAAGCACCTTCCTGATAGCCCTTATCATCGCTGCATCTCCATCGGTAATTACAGATTTGGGCCTCTTCTGACAGTTAGCTTTCAAGAACGTGTTAAGCAACCAAACATATGTAGCCTCAGTCTCGTCTGAAACAATGGCGCAGGCGAAAACCATAGTGCAACGGTGGTTGTTCAGACCCACAAAAGGGATGAACGGCATTCCATACCTGTTCATCTTGTATGTGCTATCGAAGACGACAACATCACCATAGTCTAGATAATCCCGGCGTGACTGCGAATCACACCAAAACAGGTTTTGGAGCCTGCCTTCAGCGTCAACTGTGTGCTCAAAGAAGAAGTCTGGATCTCTGTCCTTTCTGGTCAACATGATTCCTATGGCAGTATCAGCATCACCTTGTGCAAGCAATTTCATCTTCTCCCTATAGCACATGTTATACAGCTTTGTCCTCTCAAACGGTGACTTTGCATAGGACCCATACCTGCTAACGACGTTGTCAAAAATGATATGTTTTCTTATCCCAGCTCCAGCCATAGCTAAGATCTCAGCTCTCTCAAATGCTTTGATCTGATTATGAGATCGGAGGAAAGGGACTTCGTCCGGTTGTGCAAGAGTGTGGCTGTGATCATCGGAGAAACTACTGACATACCAAAGATTAAGCTTTTTATCAAGCTTAACTGCCAAATGGGCTTCGCAGAAGAATCGACTCTCCGGTCTAAGCCTGCTGGTCCGGCCTTCCATGGTACAGAACTTGGCCTATCGTTTTCCTGCGGCGGAACAGAGATACCTCCTCAAGCGCACAGTCCTTGCGCGATCCTTTGAACGTTTTAGCGAGTCCTTCCTGATGCTGAACCCACATTCTCTCGCGTGCTTGTTGTAGAACGTGTACACCTCGTCTAATAACCTGAATGTCTTTACCATCACTGCCCAATGCCTATCAAGTGACTCTTGCTGATATTCACCATAGCACATGTCAAGGTCAAACTGATCATCATCGCTGTGCTCATCGTTCCCGCTAGGACCATCAACACCTCCCTGCAAAATATGAGATATAACATTGCATGTCAATCTGTTCTTGTATTGTTACTAACCATAAATAATGTAAAGAACTTACTTGGCAACCGCTCCCACTACGAGATGCATCGACCTCGCTCTCGGCATTGTCATCATCTATATTATTACGCTCATTGTCACCATTAGCATTTATCTGTGCACATGTAAAGTAAAATAAGTGGTCATACAATTTTAATGTCAATCATTGCCCTACAATTTTTTCAACATACCTGGCTCAGACTATCTACATAAAATTGTTCATCTATATCATATTCCTCATCGTCATCATTGCCATGTAGCTGTACAAATTTAAAAGGACATGTAAGTGTCAAATAACTAGTTTGTATTCAATATGTTTTGGTCAACATTGAAGGCACTTACATTACCACTGTACGATTCATCCTGACTCATATAGTTGTCTCCGGAAGGTTGGTTCGCATTCAATGACGAGGATCCATTATCGCTACCGGAATCATCACTGGCGTATCCGGTTACTTGCTCCATCTATGCACATACAAATAAGGTGTGAGATCAATGCCAACATTCCACAACATCATCGCGAATACAGTAAATTCGTCAATAGTGACATGACTATGTGGCATGCATACAAATTTGAAGATACAAAATCATTATGAGGTCATTAAGAGGTCACTACTCTCCTCTCTAATTTAGCTAATTTAGCTAAGTAGGGAATCATTTTGCATAAAAAATGCAATGGAcaaatcaaaaagaaaaaaaagagccAGAGAACCTACTGTGCGCCGTCGAGGGGTCCTCGCCTGGGGTCGACGCCGATGCACTGCTGCCACCCACGTCGTGGAGGGCGCGTACCAGGACAGAACGTTGACGCGGGAGCACTGGGCGTTTCACCGGCGACACGGCGTGTGCGTGAATACGGACGCCGTCAGTGCTCGCGACTAGACGGGCACGTCGGGGTCGACGTCGTGACGGCGGTGGACCACGGCGGCGTTGATGCCGCTAGGGTTTCCTAGGCGGGGATGGGGTGTCGGTTTCACGCGACACCGATGACACGGCGCGTGGGTGACTACGGACGCCGCCCGACGTCGTGACGGCGGTGGACCACGGCGCCGTTGATGCCGCTAGGGTTTCGTACGCGGGGATGGGGTGTcgtttttttttcctttcccgATCGCACTACCGAACCGCACGGTATGCGTACGACGCGGGCGTACGGGCCGGGACGTACACGGGCGGCCGGCGGCGGGTACACAAATACATAATTTAGTATGGACAATACTACCCCTTCtacgttgggggggggggggggggggggttggtaCCGAAGTACTTCTCTCCATAAAATGGATTAGACTAAACCCACTAATCATTCCCCACCTCCCCTAACATACAGCCTACACGGAACCTACAGGTATACATTCCTTTTGTATGCCAATCCGCAGTTCAGCCAACATTCTTCACGATTACAATTTTCTATCTATCTAGACTGTGCATAATTCCTTGAGAAACATCTACTACAGCGTGAACTTGTAATATTCCAAATTTCTCTAGAGCAGCCACCTGAAAGCACAGGGGCATCACACGTGCACCTTGTTGAGCAAATCAGCAGCAGCCAAGTTGCTGCCGACATATTCGAAAAAAGTTGCTACCGACATTGAACAGAACATTTTACGGAACAAATTTTGCTATTGTTGCTGGAATAAGATGATAGCCACATTAAAAGTGGCGTGCAGCCACCACACCGGCAAGGGGAGCTAGAGGATACAAGTGAGGCAATGGAGAATCCTACGACTTGAATCTGATGAGAGGGGAGTGCCGAGCGAATCCTCACCATGTCACCCACTACCGCTGCACTTGTCGGCAGAAGCGATCGCGGGGCAAGGAGAACCCGCGAGCGATCACACGGCGAAGGTGCGATCCCAAGTCAGCCCCGCAGGTTGGAGGCTTCGGCTGGCATCCTGCCTCCGGGAGCGGGCCCCCCAGCCTTCCCCAGCTGCCCTCCGGTGGCCCGTATTCCCACCTTCCACGATGTTCTGAGGCCCGTTTCCCTTGTCCCTAAGCCCAGTATCTAGAGCCGAAATCATTAATTAAGGAGcactcgttgcaaagaacactccacCTTCCCAGGTCGTGACTAAGTGACGCACATGCAGcgtgccacttgtcgcaacctgagagttttttcttttttcgtagatccgtttattcaaaacgttttatctcttaaaccgtgcgtccaaatttcgaaccgttttcaccattgaattcctcgcgtcgagatcttcaaaactaaattccatgttgataggttttggcaacttttttttatgaaaaaaccggacgaaaaaaacAAACCGGAAGCACGGTTTTtttaaggaaatatgccctagaggcaataataaaattgttatttatatttccttatatcatgataaatgtttattattcatgctagaattgtattaactggaaacttagtacatgtgtgaatacatagacaaacagagtgtcactagtatgcctctacttgacttgcTCGTTgaaatcaaagatggttaagtttcttagtcatagacatgagttgtcatttgattaacgggatcatatcattagagaatgatgtgattgacttgactcatCCATTAGCTTaacacgatgatcgtttagtttgttgctactgctttcttcatgacttatacatgttcctatgactatgagattatgcaactcccgaataccggaggaacactttgtgtgctatcaaacgtcacaacgtaactggatgatt
This genomic window contains:
- the LOC141022706 gene encoding protein FAR1-RELATED SEQUENCE 5-like, encoding MEQVTGYASDDSGSDNGSSSLNANQPSGDNYMSQDESYSGNLHGNDDDEEYDIDEQFYVDSLSQINANGDNERNNIDDDNAESEVDASRSGSGCQGGVDGPSGNDEHSDDDQFDLDMCYGEYQQESLDRHWAVMVKTFRLLDEVYTFYNKHARECGFSIRKDSLKRSKDRARTVRLRSFSDDHSHTLAQPDEVPFLRSHNQIKAFERAEILAMAGAGIRKHIIFDNVVSRYGSYAKSPFERTKLYNMCYREKMKLLAQGDADTAIGIMLTRKDRDPDFFFEHTVDAEGRLQNLFWCDSQSRRDYLDYGDVVVFDSTYKMNRYGMPFIPFVGLNNHRCTMVFACAIVSDETEATYVWLLNTFLKANCQKRPKSVITDGDAAMIRAIRKVLSDVWHRLCSWHIEKNMQKHLNHKSLKEFRALLYYATTHKVFEERWAAFVRKWQTERMKTWLHRMYRKRTLWAASYLSGGFFLGMRSNQRSESLNSSLHLHLDYGMPIVDMIVHYENCIVRLRENEAYDDYMASQTLPVTVTECQAIESYAAKAFTQANFYMLQQDMKKVQELEVIDRLTGTDSQRFVVAWKNNKDHRFNVDYTPATGLEDRSEDGAFVLLHPFISTGLEDSSEDDASVLPIPFI